The bacterium genome contains the following window.
CCCGGCAGCGCCTCGAGTTCCGCCGCGGTCGCGGCGTTGAGGTCGATGCGCACCTCGAGGCGCGGGTCGTCGGCCACGGGGACCTCCAGGGGGGTCTGCCCGGCCCGGCGCGCCGCGAGGAGCGTGGCGGCGAGCAGCGCCGCGGCCGCGACCAGCAGCACGCGCTGCGCGGCGCGCGGCCAGGGCGGGCCCATCACTCCGCCGCGCGGTCCTTGTGGAGCTTGTACTCGATGGCGTCGACGAGCGCCTGCCACGAGGCCTCGATGATGTT
Protein-coding sequences here:
- a CDS encoding helix-hairpin-helix domain-containing protein, producing the protein MGPPWPRAAQRVLLVAAAALLAATLLAARRAGQTPLEVPVADDPRLEVRIDLNAATAAELEALPGVGASLASRIVAHRGAHGPFRSVEDLDAVSGVGKRLVERLRPLVACGDAPPPQSDLSRP